GAGTCACGGACGTTAGAGACGATGGAACCGAACCCGATGTGGGACGAACAGTCCTACGAGGACGAAATCGAGGCTCTCGCCGAAGACGGTCTCGTCTATCGGGTGTGGGGCGGCGACTGGTGCGGCGACTGCCGGGGGCAACTGCCGGACTTCGGCGCCGCGTTAGACGCCGCGGGCGTCCCCGACGAGAACGTCCACCACTACCCCGTCGAGAAAGAAGACGACGGGAGCAAGACCGGGCCGAACGTCGAGGAGTACGGCATCGAACTCATCCCGACCGTCGTCGTCGAACGCGACGGCGAGGAGGTGGCGCGGTTCGTCGAAGAGGAGTCCGCACCCATCGCCGTCTACCTCGCGGACGAACTCGACTCCTGACGACGTCTCCGCTCGCCGCCGTCTCGTTTTTCAGAGGTCGATGTCGTCCACGTCGTCGAGCGAGACGTCTCGTTCGTCGTCCCCGTCGCCTTCGAGCCACGACAACGCCTCGTCGACGGAGTGGGCGGGCGCAGAGCACGTCCGTCCCTCGCAGACGTAGATAGTCGGGTCGCCGCCGCGCGCCTCGCGACCCTTCCAGACCGGCGGCGCGTCGGAGAGTCCGAGCGTCTCCAGCCACGGTCCGAGTTCGTCGTCCGTCGGCGGGCGGACCGAGAGGACGGCGTCGGGGACGTAGCGCGCGGCGAGCGTCTCGCGCCACGACTCGGGGAGCGAGTCCGCGGCGACGACGAGTTCCGTCCCGCCGTGTGCGCGCTTCTCGGCGGCGAGTGCGAGCGAGACGTGTTCGAGGGGCCGCCCGCGGATTCGGTCCGCGTGCGTGTCGAGAACCGCGCCCGCGACGGACGCGAAGTCGGCGTCGGGAGCGAACGCGTCCGCGTCGAGGAGAAGCGAGACGGCGACGCCGACGCTCGACGGCGTCGATTGGTCTTGAAGTTCCTGCGGGCGGGTGACGAGCGATTCGCCCTCGGCGGGAGTCATGTACAGCGTCCCCGCCGACTCGTCGTAGAACTGGTCGACGACGGCGCGCGCGAGTTCGAGTGCGAAAGCGAGGTAGTCGGCGTCGCCGGTGGCTTGGTAGAGGTCGAACGCGCCGCGGGCGAGGAAGGCGTAATCCTCGAGGTAGCCGTCGCCCTTCACGTCGCCGTCTTTGTACCGCCGCGCGAGTCGCTTCTCGCCGTCGTCCCAGAGTCGGTCGCGGACGAACGCGAGGGCGTCTTCCGCGAGTCGGGTGTACTCCTCGCCGAGGACGAGTCCGCCCTCCGCGAGCGACGAAATCATCAGGCCGTTCCACCCCGCGAGGACTTTCTCGTCGCGGGCGGGGCGGACGCGCTCCTCGCGCGCCTCGAACAGCGTCTCTCGGGCGTCGTCGAGTCTGTCGGCCGCCTCCTCGACGGAGATGTCGTGCTCCGCTGCGAGTCCGTCGAGGGGGACAGAAACCGTCAGCACCGTCGTCCCGTTCTCGAAGTTCCCCGACCGTGTGACGCCGTACCGGTCGCAGAACAGGTCGGCCGTCGTCTCGTCGCCGAGTGCCTCGCGGACCTGTTCGGGCGTCCAGACGTAGTACGTCCCCTCCTCGCCGCCGCTTCTGGCGTCTAAGGTGCTGTAGAAGCCGCCGTCGGGGTGGCGGAGTTCCCGCTCGACGAAGTCGAACGTCCCGCGGGCCACCTGCGCGTAGTCCTCTCGACCGGTGAGTCGGTGGGCCGCGAGGTAGACGCGCGGGAGTTCGGCGTTGTCGTACAGCATCTTCTCGAAGTGCGGGACGGTCCACTCGCGGTCGGTGACGTAGCGGTGGAAACCGCCGCCGACGTGGTCGTACATGCCGCCGCCGGCCATCGCGTCGAGGGCCTCCCTCGCAACCGCGAGGGCGTCCTCGTCGCCGGAGCGAACGTACGTCTTCAGGAGCGATTCGACGCGGCGGGCCTGCGGGAACTTCGGGCCGCCGGAGCCGAACCCGCCGTACTCGCGGTCGGCACCTCGAACCGCCGCCGTCGCGACGGAGCCGAGAATCTCCGCGCCCGGCGCTTCGCCGGGTTCGTCGGGCGTCGTTTCGAGGTTGTCGGTGATGGCGCTCGTCCACTGCTCGGCGCGGTTCTCTATCTCGTCGCGGTCGGTCTCCCACGACCCCGCGAACGACCGAATCAAGTCCAAGAAGCCGGGGACGTTCCCCCTGTCGGGACGCTCCTCTTTCGGGAAGTAGGTGCCGACGTAGAACGGCTTTCCCTCCGGCGTGAGGAAGACCGAGAGGGGCCACCCGCCGCCGCCGGTGACGAGTTGGCAGATGGTCTGGTAGATTCGGTCTAAGTCGGGTCGTTCCTCTCTGTCCACCTTTATCGGGACGAACGCCTCGTTGAGGACGTTCGCCACCTCCTCGTCTTCGAAGCTCTCCTCGGCCATCACGTGACACCAGTGACAGGCGGAGTAGCCGACCGAGAGGAAGATGGGCTTGTCCTCGTCGCGGGCGACGGCGAGTGCGTCGTCGTCCCACGGTTGCCAGTTCACGGGGTTGTCCGCGTGCTGGCGGAGGTACGGACTCTCTTCGTCGTCGAGTCGGTTGCGCCCGAGAACGTCGTTCATGGACGTGGGTAGGAGAGTCGGGAACTAAAGGGGCGTGGAGGCGGCGACGGAGCGGAGCGTTCGCGCCCCGCATATCCACGTTTGTGAGTGTTCGGCGCTGTCCGAAGAGCAACTTTTACACTCTCGTGCATCGCGGTACCGCGTATGACCGAGACTGCGCTCCTCGTCGGCGGCGGCGGCCGAGAACACGCGATAGCCCGCGCGTTGGCGGCGGGTTCGGACTGCGAACTGTACGCCTGCGCGAGCAACCGAAACCCCGGCATCGCCGAACTCGCCGCCGGGTTCGAGCAACTCTCGGAGACGGCGGCGGCGGACATCGTCGCCTACGCCGAAGAAGTGGGCGCGGACGTGGCCGTCGTCGGCCCCGAATCCGCGCTCCAAGCGGGCGTCGCGGACGCGTTAGACGACGCGGGCGTCTACACGTTCGGCCCGCAGGCGGAGGAGGCGAAAATCGAGACGGACAAGGCGTTCCAACGGCGGTTCATGGAGGAAAAGGAGATTCCGGGCTGTCCCGACTTCGCCGTCTTCGAAGACATCGACGCCGCCTGCGACTACATCGACGACTACGACGGCGATTTGGCGGTCAAACCCGCGGGCCTGACGGGGGGGAAGGGCGTGAAAGTCACCGGCGACCAGGTGACGAAAGCGGAGGCAAAGGAGTACCTCCGAGACTCCGAGTACGAGGAAGTCGTCCTCGAAGAACGACTCGTCGGCGAGGAGTTCACCGTGCAAGCGTTCGTCGCGAACGGCGAGGTGCATCCGACGCCCGCCGTGCAGGACCACAAGCGGGCCTACGAGGGCGACGAAGGGCCGAACACCGGCGGCATGGGGAGTTACACCGACGCCGCGCCGGAACTGCCGTTCATGACCGGCGACGACTACGCCGCGGCGGTGGAGGTTCTCGAAGCGACAATCGACGCGCTTCCCGACTACAAGGGCGTTCTCTACGGGCAGTTCATGCTCACCGCCGAGGGCGTGAAGGTAATCGAGTTCAACGCCCGGTTCGGCGACCCGGAGGCGATGAACACGCTTCCGGTCCTCGAAACGTCGTTTCTCGACGTGGTGACGGCCGCGCGCGACGGCGACTCGATTCCGCAGTTGGAGTTCGCCGGGAAGGCGACCGTCTGTAAGTACGCCGTCCCCGACGGCTACCCGACGGACCCCGACTCGGGCGCGAAGGTGACCGTGGACGAGGAGAACGTCGGCGACGCACTCCTCTTCTACGCCAGCGTGGACGCCCGCGAGGACGGCATCTACACGACCACCTCGCGGTCGTTCGCCGTCGTCGGCGTGGCCGACACCATCGACGCGGCCGAGAAGCAGGCCGAATCCGGACTCGCCGCGGCGGGCGAGGGCGTCCGCATCCGCCACGACATCGGGAAACCCGAACTCGTCCAAAAGCGTATCGACCACGTGGCCGAACTGCGCGGCGAGTAGCGCCGCGCCTCTCCGGTCGGCGGGTCCGACGGTTCCGGCGACTCCGCCGCCGGGTATTTCTTTTGTACCGCGCCCGCGAACCCCGAGTCGTGAGCGACGAGAACGACGCGGACGCGGCGGGGCGGCGACACCACCGGGTGACGGCGCATCCGACGCCCGGACCGCTCAACTCCCTGCGATACTGGACCGACGCAAAGCCGCTCTGGCGAGTGACGCTGAACTACCTCCTCGTGTGGGTGGCCCGCGTCTCTCCCTTCTTCTGGCTGAAAAACTGGGCGCTGAGGCGACTCGGCGTCACCGTCGGCGACGGCGTCTCGTGGGGGTTAGAGGCGACGCCGGACGTGTTCTGGCCAGAACTGATAACGCTCGGGGACCACGTCGTCGTCGGCTACGACTCCGTCATCCTCTGTCACGAGTTCCTCCAAGACGAGTACCGGACCGGCGAGGTGGTCGTCGGCGACAGGGCGATGATAGGCGCGAAGGCGGTGCTTCTGCCCGGCGTCCGCGTCGGCGAGGGCGCACAGGTCGCGGCGAACTCGCTCGTCACGCGCGACGTACCGCCGGACACGACGGTGGCGGGCGTCCCCGCGCGGCCGATGTCCAGTCAGGACGACGACGGCGAAAGCGAGTAGACGCGGGGCGGGCGGGGTCAGGGTCGTTCGAGGCGGATGTTGAAGACGGCTCCGCGGGGGTCGTTGTCCTCGACCCAGATGTCGCCGCTGTAACTGCTGAGGACGCTGTCGGCGAAAAAGAGGCTGATTCCGGTGCCGTGGTGGAGTTGGTCGAACTCCTCGCGGCCGAAGATGAGTTCGCGTTGGGCCTCGGGGACGCCCGGGCCGTTGTCCGCGACCGAGACTATCGCCGCGGAGTCTGTGACCTCCACCGAGACTTCGACCCGCGGCGTCGGTTGGTCGTTGTGGGTGACCGCGTTTTCGAGGACCGCCTCGATGGCCGCGGGCAGTAGGTCGTCTGCGACGACGGCGACTTCGGGGAACACCTCGAAGTCGTACTCCGCCTCGTCGAACTCGTGCATCACCTCCACTATCTTGTTGTTGAGGACGATGTCGAGTCTGACCGGCCGGTTCGAAGCGGAGTAGGACTTCTCCAGTAGATTCCGCAGGTCGCGTGCGCGTTCGGTCTTGTGGACGATTTCGACGATTTTGTCTCTCGCCCGTTCGAGGCTCTCGTCGGCGTCCGCGGAGTCCGTCGTCGACTGGGCGCGTTGGATGTGCCCGTACATGATGTTGAGTTCGTTGCGCAGGTCGTGTCTGAGCAACCGACTCAACACCTCGGAGGTGTTCTCGTACTGCCGTTGTTTCGTCGTGTCGACGAATATCGTGATGATGCCCTTCGTCTCGCCGTCGAAGACGATGGGGGACGCAGAGCCGGTTCCGTAGACGTTGCGTCCGTTCTGCGTCTCGACGGCGAACTCCCCGCGCCACTTCTCTCCGCGCCTGAGACAGTCGAGCATCTCGTCTGAGATGTCGTCGTCGCCCGAGATTATCGTCATCGGTCGGCCGACGAGTTCGTCGAGTTCGTAGCCGAGAAACTCCAGTCCGCCGTGATTGACGTCTCGAATCACGAACTCCGGATCGGCGATGAGCGCAGGAGTCTCGGTGCTGCGGAACGCCTCGCGGTACACCTCCTCGTCGAGTCCGCTCTCGTCGCCGGAGTGACTGCCTTCCACGGCACTACGTCGTCCGGGAGGTATTTCACTTTCCGGGTTGTTTCGGCGCTCCGCCGACTGCCCCGTCTCGCGGTTCTCCGCGTGGCGGGGAGAAAAACGGAGGGGTCGACAGCGGTCAAAAGAAAACGAGCGTTCGACCGCGTCGACCGAGGACGGCCTCGATACCGGCGTCGTCCGTCCGCCTCACGACCGGATGCGGACGATGCCCTCTTCGAACACCTTCTGGTTCGGGACGATGTACTCCTCGTCGTCGGTCTCGATTCGAGTGACGAACAGATCTACCTCTTGGACGATGCCTTTCGTCTCGCCGACGCGAACCCGGTCGCCGATGGCGTACGGTTGGTTCAACAGGAGAAACGTCCCCGCCGCCCCGGACTTCAGCAGGTCGGCGAACGCTATCGCGGCAAAGACAACGAGCGCGAACAGGTACCCGCCGAGGGCGACGACCAACGCGTCCGTGGCGACTCGTACCTGCGAAAGCGCGATGAGCGTCGCGAGAAAGAAGACCGTGTACTTCGCGATGGAGGGGATGATACCTATCTGGGGGAGTTTGACCCCGCGCAGTCGTTCCGTGATGAGCAGTTCCACCTTGTCGCCGACGAGAATGCCGACGATGAGGATGACCACCGCGAAAAAGAGCATCGGAAGGAACCCGACTACTCGGCTCCAAAACTGGGTGGCGTAGTTCACGTCCGACAGCGACAGGGCCGCCAACACGGCGACGCCGATGACGAAGTAGCGGACGAGCCAGCCCAACAGTTCGACCGTGGAGGTGTCGAAGTCGCGCGCGGTTCGCTCGAACGCCGTCCCCTCTATCGCACCGGGAACGCCGAGTCCGTCGAGGACGCGCCGGGTGAGAGAGCCGAGGACGAACGCGACGAGGACGCCGACGACGAGGACGCCGAGAGCGAACCACACGTCGCGGGGGACGGTGTCGAACAGTTCCCCGAAGACGGAGCCGCCCGTCTGCGTCTGTACGGGTGTCCCCCCGGTCATCAGTACCCCTCCGGATCGATTTCGAGAATCATCTTCCCACCTTTGAACGCGCGGACGAGACCGTCGGACTCCGAGAGCACGATGGCCGTCGCGTTCGTGTCGCGGGTGATAGCCGCGCCGGACATGTGGCGCGCGCCGAGACCCTTCGGGATGTCGACTCCCTCCGCGGAGGGTTCGAGGTAGCGGTACGCGCTGACTATCTTTCCCGAGTCGGAGATGACGAACGCCCCGTCGAGGCGGGAGAACTCCTTGAGCATCACGTTCACGATGGGGTCGCCGACGTGGACGTGGGATTTCTCGAACGGGTTGTACGAGAGCGGTCGGGACTTGTTCATCACCTTCCCGGCGTCGCCGACGATGAACAACGCACCCACGGGCTTGCCCTTCTGGCCCTTCTTACCGAGTTCGAGAGCCACCTCGAAGACGTCGCGGATGACGCTCGGTTCGGCCCGGGAGTTCGCGAACAGGTCGAAGATGCCCGAGCGCATCCCCTCGCTGACCCGGACGCGGATGACAGAGTCGATGTCGCCGCCGAACACGGAGACGCTACAAGCGACGGTGTCGCCGTCCTCGACGAGTCCGCGTTCCATCGCGCCCTCGACGCCGAAGCGAACCCGGTCGCGGACGTTGTCGAACTCCAAGGGAAGTTCGACGTACGTCTCCGCGTCCACGGCGTTCTCCGGTGCGACGACCACCACCGGAACGTTCGAGTCCGCGTCGGCGAACCGTTCGTAGAACGAACTGCTTGGGGAGAACAAGAACAACGCATCCACGCTCTCGACGATATCTCCGAGGAGGTCCGATAAGGCCGCCATCGTTGATACGTCAATCCCGGTACGAAAAAGAGTTGTGGCATGTTCTCAAAGGTGAGAAGCGGTCGTCGGCGGCCGATGGGTCTGGGTGCGGGTTTAAATACGGAGTGCGTAGCAGTTCAGCGACGCTTCGAGCAGTCACTTCTTCCGTCGCGACAGATCGCTCCGCATCCTCTGTCCCGAGGGGTTGTTGCTACGTAGTTTCCCGCCTCCGGGAGAGTTCCGGATCTCATACGAATGAGAGTGGTTCCGTTCAGGGTCGAGTAGGCTCTTGCCAACGTCACTCGTATCTGGACCGATACTCGGTCCCCGCGGTTGAACCGAGTCCATTTGGTCCACTAGGTGAGCCTCGAAGTACCCACCCTTCTCGACGAGGCGAACCTCGTACGTTTCTCCCACCTCTCCGGCAGGAACGTGGATGGACTTGCCACCGTGCTGCTGTTGCGCGATGGAGTTTCCACCGTTACTAACTCGGTCGACAGTGACCGTCTGCGTTGTCGTGGTAACCATCCACTTGGACACGACACGTCAGATACATATAGTTCTTATCCTGAATGTTTATGTAGAATACTGAGTTGCGTTCGAGGGAGCTTGTCGGAATCCCCGACCGGTGATAGGTTTCGGCGACTCTGATGAACACACGGCGCAGGGTCAGTTGTACGACAGCGACATCCGCCACTCGTATATCTACCATCCGGAGTCGTAGCGTCGAACTCGTTGCGACGCGTGCGGAAGAACGGAGTTCGCGAGCGAACGGTCTGTCGGAAGTCAGAAACGACCGCTCCGAGACGTGAATACCGTACGGAGACGACGAGTCTGGTCAGCCCCAGCGTCGAACGCCAGTACCGGTTCGCTCGGCCCGTGAGAGCGCGTGAGAGCGGATTCGATAACGAACCGGGGTCGAACTCAGGCGGTCCCGGTCCCCTCGCCGGATTTTCTACGGCTGGCCAACAGGGCGACGACGACTGCGACGACGATGCTCACGCCGATACGGACGGGGAACGTGAACACGTCGTCAACGTACGGGACGTTGACGTAGCTCATCCCGGCGATTGCGACGAAGGCGACGCCGAACGTCGCGTAGGCGACGAGGACCGAACTGGCGGTTCGAGAGAGGCGGTCAGCGTACACGCTGACAATCCCGCCCGCCAACAGTCCGGCGATGACGGCGACGAAGACGCCGATGATACCGACTGCGGGAGCCTCTCCGCCCCCCAGCAGTTCGATTGTCGCGGCACCGGCTAACAGGAACGTGGTGACAGCGGCACCCGCACCCAGAGCAGTCGTACGAGCTGTCATGGCTGACATATCACGGTGGAGACAATAAAGACACGGGGAAGGGGGGGTCGGAGAGGTTCGTCGCGCTGGATTCACTTGCATCCAGCATTCGGAGTTTGTCGGCTAACAGTTCGCGGTAGTAAGAGAGACTACGAGCGGTCTGTCCGACGCAGTCTGGTCGGCCCCCAGTAGAGGACGACGGACAGTGTCGTAAAAGCGAGGAGTCCGACGAGCGTGAGGCTCGCTGGATCGGAGTCGAGTATTGGAAACATTCCCTGAGACCAGTTGAACGAGGTGTGAAACAGAAGGGCGGGGAGAAGGCTGGCGTTCGTGTTGTTGTACACCCAGGTCATGAGCACGGACAGAAGCGTGATAGAGACCGCGAACCCGAGAAACGGGTTCTGGTAGTAGATCGTTTCGCTCGGGATGAAAAAGAGCGGAACGTGCCACACTGCCCAGACGACGCCGACAGCGACACCGCCGCCGAGTGCAGAGAATCGCTTCTGGAGGGGGTCGAGGAGGTAGCCACGCCAGCCGAACTCCTCTTGGAGTGGTCCGCCGAGAAAGAAGATGACGGCGAACGCGACTGGAAGGACGACCGGATTGCCCGCCCAGGGGAACGACAGCGAAGCGCCCGTGGCGAGGGCGACGCCGAGTGCGACGAAAACGACGACAGGAGAGAGAAACAGCGCCGGGAGCAACCACCGTTTCGGGAAATCGAAGCGAACCGCTCGTCGGAGGAGGTATCGAGCCCCAGTCGTACCGTTCGCGTACGTTACGAGGACGAAGGCGGCGACGGTCGGGCCGAACGCGCCCAACTCGGGGAGAACAGGGACGTCCCCGACGAACCCCCGGGCCGCGAGCGCTTTCGGCCCCCAGAACAGCCACGACCATCCGAACGTCAGGAAGAGAAACGCACCGATCCGTGGGTTGTCACTCTGCTCGGGGTGCGGTGATGGTCGCTCGGCGCTCATACTCCCTGTAAGCGGTCGACTCAGTTAAACCGAACAGCGGCGCTGGTGCATCGGAACATCGGCCGCGGGACGTGCGTCCGCATCTGTGCGGATTCATGCGAGGGGTTCGTCTGGTTCGTGGCTCTCGTTCTTTCCGGTCAACAGTCCCGGCCGAGACGACAACCGCGGTTCCAGTCGAGACAATCAGCATCGCCGCCGCCGAGTTCGATATGCGCGGGACCGGATTCGAACCTCGGTCGCTCACTGCGTTCGCTCCCTGCTTCGAATCCGCTCGTATCGATGACTCTCCTCACTGACGTTCGGAGAAGTCGTGCGCGGGACCGGATTCGAACCGCGAGGACTTCGCTTCGCTCGTCCTCTGGGCCGCGAATCCGGCCTGCTCCCTCACTCGTTTTCTCGCTCCGCTCGAAAACTCGTTCAGTGCGCGGGACCGGATTCGAACCGGCGGACCCCTATGGGACAGCGTCCTAAGCGCTGCGCCGTTGGCCTAGCTTGGCTACCCGCGCGCACTCCCAGTTTTCCCCAACGAGACAATCAAACTGTCGTTCCGCGCGGAGGGTTCATGTGTGATGACGCGCAACGCACAGATATGTACAGCGCCCGGGACCGAGTCGACAACGAAGAGTGGCTGACGCGCATCGAGACGGCCGCGGACAGACTCGAACTCGGGTCGGAAGCGCGGTCGTACGCCTCGGACATGTTCCTCTCGCAGATTCCGGCCTCCGACAGGTCCAAGCGCGCCATCGCCGCCGCCAGCCTCTACGCGGGCGCTCTCATCGCGGGCGAGGAACGCTCCCAGACCGAAGTCGCAGACGCCGCCGACGTGACTCGGCTGAGCATCCAAAAGCGCTGGAAGGACATCCTCGAAGACGCCGGGTTCCGCCCGCCGTCGTGGTGAGTCAGGAGTCGTCGGAGTCGCCGACCGGTTCCATCGGGTCGCGGCCCTCGCGTTCGGGAGTCACGTTCCCGTGGCGGTCGATTTCACCCTGAACGATTCGAGTCGAGGAGATTCGGTCGCCGTCCTCGGCGACGACGTGGTCGACCACCTCGACGTCGAGGGGGTCGATGCCGCGTTCGCGCCGTATCTCGTTGATTCGTTCCGCGCCGTTCGTCGTCTCCGGCGAGACGACGAGGACGTCGAACTGCGGTTCGATGGCGATTCCGGTCGGTTCGTCGAGTTCTCGGACCTCGAAAGAGCGGTCGTACTCCTCGGCCAACGGTTCGAGTTCGGTGACGAGGCGACGGCGGCGCTCTTCGAACGAACGGACGCACCGGTCGACGTGGCGGGTTTCGGGCGCGAGGTCGTCGCTCGTGAGACCGACGGTCACGTCACCGATTTCGAACGCTCGCTCGAAGAGTGCGACGTGGCCGTCGTGGACCGGGTCGAAAGTCCCTCCCAAGGCGACGTTCATATCCGGGCGTCGGTCCGCCGTGACTTAAACAGGTCGGCTCGGTAGGCCGAATCGGGCGGTCCTCGCCTCGAACCGTCTCACTCCTCGGACGCGTCTTCGACGGTGATACTGACGGGTTCGGTGTCGTCTTCGGCGTCGGCCCCGCCGAGACGTCGGTCGAGGTTGAACACGGTGTTCAACTGCGACTGTACCTGCCCGACGACGCCGTGGACGAGTTCGCTCGGCGGGATGGCCGTGTACTCGTAGGGGTTGTTGCCCGCCCCCGAGTTCTGCCGCTTCTGTCGGGCGACCGTCTCCTCGCCGTGGAGTTCCGCCAACGCCTCCCGAACCGTGCTCGGATAGAGACCGGTCCCGTCTGCGACTTCCTCGCTCGTCGCGTTCGGGTGTTGCCGGAGGAACACGTATATTCGGGCGCGGGTCTCGGTGTCGAGAAGCCACGCGAGCAAATCGACGATTCCCTCGTCGAACTCCTCTACGGCGCGGTCGGCGTCGATGTCGAGTCGCGCCCGCGGCGAGTCGTCCGTCGTCGATTCGTCGGCGGCTACCGCCTCGGTGTCGGCAGTCTCCGGGTCCGTCGCGTCGTCGGTGGGGTCGTCCGCAGACATACTGTTCTATCAACAGGGACAAAACCGGGCCTTGAAAAGGTTTCCGTGGACTCAGTCGAGACAGAGGTCGAGACAGAGCGCATCCAACCCTTCGGATTCGTGGATGCGTCGCTGTCGTTCGGCACCGCTCTCGCGGTCGTACACGTCTCGGAGTCCGGTCACGCCCAGTCTGTCGCACTCGGCTGCGACGAACGATTCGAGAGAGACGAGTCCCTCTCCGTCGCGGGCGATGAACTCCGCGTCGTGGCCGTATCGCATGGCGCGCCACTTGTTCTCGTCTAACAGTTCGCGGCGGATGTCCGCGCCCGACTCGCCGTCCTCGTAGCGTTCCGCGAGGTCCGAGACGAGCGCGTGGACGTACTCGACGAACGCCGCCGTCACCTCGGGGTCCGCCTGTCCGTCGGGCGTTCTGACCTCCACCGTTCCGTGGCCCGTGTGCGGGCGCACGTCGTACCAGAGTTCGCCGCGGTCGTTTATCGACCCCGACTCGACCATCCGGCGTTCGAACTGCCGGTACGCCTCGAAATCCGCGAAGTGAGTCGGCATCCCCGTGTTCGGGAGGTTCTCGAACACCTTCGCGCGGGCCGACGACAGGCCCGTGTCGAACCCGTTCCAGAACGGCGAGTTCGCGGAAAGCGCGAGGAGGGGCGGGAGATACCACCGGAGTTCGTTCGACACCCACGTCGCTTTGTCCGCGTCGTCGACGCCGACGTGGACGTGGAGTCCGGCGGTCGTGTTTCGGTGCTGCGGGTACTGGATACGGTCGAGTTGCGCCTTGTACCGCGGTTTCGTCGCGTGGTCGAGTTCCCGCCACTTCGCGGCGGGATGCAGGCCCGCGGCGGCGATGCGATAGCCGTGTTCTGCGGCGTATTCGACGAGTGCGTCGCGGACGGCGCGGACTTTCTCTGCGGCCGCGTCGGGGCGTTCGATGAGGGGGGTCTGCGTCTCGATGGTGAACTGGAACAGTTCGTGGTCGAGACGCCCATCGAGGATACCCGACGGTTCGTGGTCGTAGATCAAGTCCGCGATACCCGATGTGGGGCGTCCGTCGGCGTCGACGATGTAGAACTCCTCTTCGACGCCGAGCGTACCCATCCGGTCGAACGCGTCCGCGGACCCTAGCTCCATCGGTCCGTCGTTCGAGACGGTCGATTAAATATGTCGTGGACCCCGGCGAGACACGGGGTCGAAAAACCCTACTTCGGCCTCGCGACCACGCCGAGGTGGTCGTCGTGGAACCGGTCGAGGCGGGCCGTCTCCAGAATCTCGTACCCCTCTTTCAGTTCCTCGGTGACCGCCTCGAAGACGTCGTCGGGGTCCGCGAGAACGTCCTCGCTTCGGGCTTTGACCGCCGCGAGGAGATAGCCGTCCTCGGCGAGGAACTGCTCGTTTCGGAGGGCGACCGTCGCCTGCCCCCGCGTCGCCACGTCCTGGACGATGCAGTCCACGTTCGACTCGACGACGTGCGCGTACGTCTCGGGCTTTCGGGCGTCCTTCAACAGGGGAAAGAGGTTCGTTCGGTCCTCGGCGACGCCGACCAAGTCGCGGGCGGGCCGCGGCGCGAACTCCACGGCGTACGTCGGCCCGGCGAAGTCCGCGACGTGCGATACAGTCGTCCCCGAGGCGGCCCCGAGATAGAGCACCGTCTCGCCGCCCGCAAGACCCGTCTCGACGCCCAGTTCGAGCATCGCGCCGAGTTTCGACCGG
This genomic window from Halopelagius inordinatus contains:
- a CDS encoding thioredoxin family protein; amino-acid sequence: MADAESRTLETMEPNPMWDEQSYEDEIEALAEDGLVYRVWGGDWCGDCRGQLPDFGAALDAAGVPDENVHHYPVEKEDDGSKTGPNVEEYGIELIPTVVVERDGEEVARFVEEESAPIAVYLADELDS
- a CDS encoding thioredoxin domain-containing protein translates to MNDVLGRNRLDDEESPYLRQHADNPVNWQPWDDDALAVARDEDKPIFLSVGYSACHWCHVMAEESFEDEEVANVLNEAFVPIKVDREERPDLDRIYQTICQLVTGGGGWPLSVFLTPEGKPFYVGTYFPKEERPDRGNVPGFLDLIRSFAGSWETDRDEIENRAEQWTSAITDNLETTPDEPGEAPGAEILGSVATAAVRGADREYGGFGSGGPKFPQARRVESLLKTYVRSGDEDALAVAREALDAMAGGGMYDHVGGGFHRYVTDREWTVPHFEKMLYDNAELPRVYLAAHRLTGREDYAQVARGTFDFVERELRHPDGGFYSTLDARSGGEEGTYYVWTPEQVREALGDETTADLFCDRYGVTRSGNFENGTTVLTVSVPLDGLAAEHDISVEEAADRLDDARETLFEAREERVRPARDEKVLAGWNGLMISSLAEGGLVLGEEYTRLAEDALAFVRDRLWDDGEKRLARRYKDGDVKGDGYLEDYAFLARGAFDLYQATGDADYLAFALELARAVVDQFYDESAGTLYMTPAEGESLVTRPQELQDQSTPSSVGVAVSLLLDADAFAPDADFASVAGAVLDTHADRIRGRPLEHVSLALAAEKRAHGGTELVVAADSLPESWRETLAARYVPDAVLSVRPPTDDELGPWLETLGLSDAPPVWKGREARGGDPTIYVCEGRTCSAPAHSVDEALSWLEGDGDDERDVSLDDVDDIDL
- the purD gene encoding phosphoribosylamine--glycine ligase, which gives rise to MTETALLVGGGGREHAIARALAAGSDCELYACASNRNPGIAELAAGFEQLSETAAADIVAYAEEVGADVAVVGPESALQAGVADALDDAGVYTFGPQAEEAKIETDKAFQRRFMEEKEIPGCPDFAVFEDIDAACDYIDDYDGDLAVKPAGLTGGKGVKVTGDQVTKAEAKEYLRDSEYEEVVLEERLVGEEFTVQAFVANGEVHPTPAVQDHKRAYEGDEGPNTGGMGSYTDAAPELPFMTGDDYAAAVEVLEATIDALPDYKGVLYGQFMLTAEGVKVIEFNARFGDPEAMNTLPVLETSFLDVVTAARDGDSIPQLEFAGKATVCKYAVPDGYPTDPDSGAKVTVDEENVGDALLFYASVDAREDGIYTTTSRSFAVVGVADTIDAAEKQAESGLAAAGEGVRIRHDIGKPELVQKRIDHVAELRGE
- a CDS encoding acyltransferase, whose product is MSDENDADAAGRRHHRVTAHPTPGPLNSLRYWTDAKPLWRVTLNYLLVWVARVSPFFWLKNWALRRLGVTVGDGVSWGLEATPDVFWPELITLGDHVVVGYDSVILCHEFLQDEYRTGEVVVGDRAMIGAKAVLLPGVRVGEGAQVAANSLVTRDVPPDTTVAGVPARPMSSQDDDGESE
- a CDS encoding sensor histidine kinase: MEGSHSGDESGLDEEVYREAFRSTETPALIADPEFVIRDVNHGGLEFLGYELDELVGRPMTIISGDDDISDEMLDCLRRGEKWRGEFAVETQNGRNVYGTGSASPIVFDGETKGIITIFVDTTKQRQYENTSEVLSRLLRHDLRNELNIMYGHIQRAQSTTDSADADESLERARDKIVEIVHKTERARDLRNLLEKSYSASNRPVRLDIVLNNKIVEVMHEFDEAEYDFEVFPEVAVVADDLLPAAIEAVLENAVTHNDQPTPRVEVSVEVTDSAAIVSVADNGPGVPEAQRELIFGREEFDQLHHGTGISLFFADSVLSSYSGDIWVEDNDPRGAVFNIRLERP
- a CDS encoding mechanosensitive ion channel family protein, which produces MTGGTPVQTQTGGSVFGELFDTVPRDVWFALGVLVVGVLVAFVLGSLTRRVLDGLGVPGAIEGTAFERTARDFDTSTVELLGWLVRYFVIGVAVLAALSLSDVNYATQFWSRVVGFLPMLFFAVVILIVGILVGDKVELLITERLRGVKLPQIGIIPSIAKYTVFFLATLIALSQVRVATDALVVALGGYLFALVVFAAIAFADLLKSGAAGTFLLLNQPYAIGDRVRVGETKGIVQEVDLFVTRIETDDEEYIVPNQKVFEEGIVRIRS